TTCTCTTATGCTATCCCATACCACCGACACCTATTATGTGTGCGACATGGTATTCGACGGGGTGACTTTCCCGACTGTAGGAGTAAAATTCAAAGGAAATTCCTCCTTTAATATCCTCAGTCAGAAAAAGTCTATGAAGGTGGATCTGGATTACATTATCCCTTCCCAGGACCTTGACGACTTGAACAAATTCAACCTGAATAATCTATATCATGACCCTACCTGCCTGCGGGAAAAACTAATGGCAGATTTTCTCAACCGGAATCAGCTCCCCGGACCCAGGGTAACCTATGCCAAGGTGTATTATAATAATGTTTACTGGGGATTGTACACACTGGTGGAGGAAGTCAATAAGGATTTTCTCGACGGCTGGTTCAACGACAAGAGAGGAAATCTGTTTAAGGGAGATCCCAGCGGCGATCTCAAATGGATCAACAGCAGTCCTTCTTCTTACTACAACAAGTACGAACTGCACACCAATGAAACGCAAAACGACTGGTCAGATTTGGTAGAATATCTTGACAAGATCAATAATTATTCGCTCAGCGGTATCCGGGATACACTGGACCGGTACATGGATGTTCCCGGATTTTTGAAGTACGAAGCTCTTTGTGATATTTTCGTTAGCTTGGATTCATATATCGGTAGCCGCCATAATTATTTTGTCTATCATGATTCAATTACGGATCGTTTTCGATGGGTGTTCTGGGATATTAACTCCTGTTTCGGGGTGTTCAACCAAAGCATGAGTGTGGCACAAATGGAAGGATTGAGCATGACCTATCTGGGCACTCCGCCGCAGGATCGTCCCCTGGCCTGGCGTTTGATGCAGGATCCCCTAACATTGCAGGAGCTGAGCTACTGGTTCTGTGTATTTCTTCAGGAGGACCAGTTTAGCAACACTGCGCTGGATCCGCGGATAGATAGTCTTTCGGATCGGATCCGTAATGATGTATATTCCGATCCGAATTACACATACACCAATCAGCAGTTTGAAGATAACCGTACGATAGTGGTGGCTGCTGATAATAAAAATTACCCCGGGCTGAAGCCTTTTATTGGGGCCAGGAGAGATACACTGACCTCACAACTGGCTGCTTACGGTTGCTATCTTGGTACTTCTTCAGAAGGGAACCCTGCCTTACTTAAGTTGTACCCCAACCCGGCTCACGATGGGGTAACGATTATTTACCCGGACGGACTTAATGAGGAAATGATTCCGCAACTGTTTGATCTGACAGGGCAATGTGTAAGGGAGTTTGCCAAAGTTCAAGCCGGTGAACAGAAAATACAAATTCCGGTTTCAGGCATTCGTCCGGGCGTTTATCTGCTGCGGATGGGTGGTGCGCGGGGTACAGTTCCGCTCAGATTAGTAATCTTCTGATCTTTTATTTTTTCATTCGTGACTGAATGTATTTTTCACTCGGAAGTAAGCTGCGCTGTATACGCCGCGCATAGTGAATGGAATCCAGGATCTCTTTTTGTTTTTCTTCTACCAGTTCCTTCTGTTTGGCAATAATTCGGTTATCGCGTTGCTTTTGTCGGTAAGCCCGGAAGGAAATAGCGGCCACCGAAAGCATCAGAAGAAAGCCTGTAATGCCTCCGTAAATGTACCAACGTTGCTGCTTTAGCTCCTGCTGATGCGACATTTCGCGTTTGGCTACCTCGGCGGCCTGACGTATACTATCAGCTTGCTGTTCTTTTTCAAAATCATAACGCATCTCCTGCTGTACCTGCTTTCTTGTGTTTTCTTCATTATTCATGCTGTCACGAAAAGCAATAAAAAGCATATAATTCCGAAGTGCAGAGCGGTAATTACCCTGCAGACTATCCAGAAACGCCAGACCTGAGTAAGACTCCCTGATCACCATTTTGGAGGAGATGTTCAGACCAATTTCAAGTCCTTTTTCAATATGTGACCTGGCATCTGCATACTTACCCATTTTAATCAGCAGGTTGCCGATGTTGTAATGGGAAGAAGCAATTCCGTTTTGGTCACCCGTTCCCTCGCGGATACGCAGAGATGATTTCAGATGCATTTCGGCCAGCGTGTAGTGCATTTTCTTTTGGATGCTGTCTTTCCCGGCCCACCCCATGTATAATGTTCCGATATTATTCATGGTGTTTCCCTGTTCTTTTCTGTTTCCTGTCTCCTCTACCAGTTTCAGTGAGAGTTTATACATGCGAAGAGCATCTTCATATTTTTCCAGCATTTTGTAAATGACGCCCAGATTGTTGTATACATTTGCCAATCCGTTCAGGTCATTCGTCTTCCGGAATAGGTTTTCAGCTTTTTCCAGCTCTGCGATCGCATTGGAGTATTCTTTCTGTGCCTGATAAATCAGGCTGATATTATTATGAGAAAAAGCCATTCCTGCTGTATCTGCGCATTTTTCACGATAGCGTAAACCAATTAAATGATTCTCAAGTGCATCAGGATAATTGCCCATGTCTTGCATAACCATAGCAATATTGTTATAAACGGCTCCGCAATTTTTTAGATCTCTGAGTTTTTTCCGGATGATGAGCGAAGCTTTTAGTTCATTCAGTGCCTTAGGATATTCTCCTTTATACCAGTAAACAACGCCCCGGTTATTCAGAGCACCGGCAAGCCCCCGCATATACTTCAGACTTCTCGACAGGTTCGCGGCAAGGGTTCCGTAATAAAGCGCAGAATCAAATTTACCCTTGATGGCCAGATGACGGGCGTACTGCGTGCATGCAATAACCGTTCCGGTGTCTTTTTTACCTGCCCTGATGATGCGGAGAAGGGAGTCTGCAGGACCACTGGTCAGGGAACAGTAAGAAGTGAGCATGAGAAGAAGCAAGCCTATTTTCATTTTTTTGATGGGATTTTCGAATGGATGTACTTCTCCGTTGGCATCAGACTATTCTGGATGCGTTTGGCATAGTGAATGGAATCCAGGATCTCTTTTTGTTTTTCTTCTACCAGTATTTTTTGATTTTCAATTTCTGATTTTTGCCTTCGTGTGACACGGAAGCGGTTAAATACAATGAGTAAAAACACACTCAGCAGCACCAGGCCGGCTACAGAAACGGTGAGAATGATCCTTCCACGGCTTTCCTCCGCATATTTTTCGGTTTCCAGGGCTTTGATTTGCAATTCTTTCCTTTCTGATTCAAATTCAGCGTGCAGCTGATTCATCTGCCTTCGGTTTTCCTCATTGTACACACTGTCTTTAAAAAGAAGGAGTTGTTTTAATATTCCTGCTTCCTGCGCATGGTCATTTTCTTTTCCTGCAATCTCAGCCTGATATTTGAGGATCTCGATCCGGTAAAGGTTCGAATTAATCCTGTTGGTCCAGTGCATGCTTCGCGCCAGGTAATCTTTTGCTTTCCTGTAATCTCCGAGTTTCAGATATGTTGCACCCAGATTGAGGGTTGAAAGGGCACACATTTCTTCATCGCCAATGTTTTCTTTTATTTCCAGGCACTTCTTAAAGTAGAAGACTGCACTGTCCGGAAGATCCAACTGCAGGTAGGTTTCCCCAAGATCGTTGTATGAATCGGCCAGTTCATTGGGGACATTTCTTTTCAGGCGAATGGTGATGGCTTTTTTCCGCCATTTGAGCGACTCATCGTAATTCCCGAGCTTAAGATAACAATTGGCCAGATTGTTATATGCGGATCCAAGAGAACGGCCATCCGAATTTTTCTCCGCCCTTCCGATCAGTTCATAAAAAAGCGGAATGGCGTCCTTGAATTTGTCAGCCTGAAGGTAAAGCAGGCCCAGGCTGTTGATAGATCGGTATTCCCATTCGTCATTTTTTACCAGCCGGGCAACGGCGAGTGCTTTTTTCTCCTCCGTCATTCCCTTGGCAAATTCACCGGTAATGAAGCAGGCATTTGCCAACAGATGATGCCCGTGGTACAAACCATGCGAATAACTAAGCTTTTTAGAAAGATCCAGTGCGCGGTTTGCATAAAAGATACTGCTGTCGGAAGAATTCCATCCGTAACGATAGGCCATGCTTACATATAGCCGAACCCTTGATGTGTCGTGATGTGCATTCCGGAGTTCCCTGCGCAGGGAGTCAAGGAGGGTATCTGCCTTTGCATGGAAAGAGGGGAACAAGGCCAGTAGCGGGACGAGTGGAAGCAGGTAAGGTTTCACCAATCAAACTTACTGATTTGTCCCGACTTTCGGTCATGTAATCCCAGGCTGCGCTGCGCTTTTGCTTATGGCAGTATTCATCCGGATTTAGTATTATTGCCATAGTCTGCGATAAAAAGGAAGCAATGTTCAACAGTATTCAATACGCGCGCGGAATCCAGCATACATTGTTGCCCACACGGCAGTACATCAAGCGGGCAATGGAGCGATTAAAATCATAAGTAAAACACCATTCGTTGCGGTGTGTCGGAGCTATTGCTGAACGTTTAGCAGCATTTGACTGACGGAAGGCTCAATGGGAGTGTTTTAAATAATGCTGCTGTGCATCAATAGATATTCTTCCTCCAGGCTAATTGCACTACGAACTGCCGGGTAAGCCCATCGGTACGGGTCTTTCGGTTAACCACAGGACCAGCAACAAGAAATGTCAGATCGCTGGTTTTGTTCAATTTGAACACCGCGCTGGCATTTAAATTCAATGTCAGACCGGAAGAACCTGTGGCGGAAATTCGTATCCCGGAAGTGTCTATGTACGTGTCTTCCTGCAGGTGATAAATGCCAAGGGCTCCGGCGTTAAGCGTCGCTTTCTTTATTCTGAAGGAACGACTGATTCGAAAAATGGCGTCATCTGCCCGCTTCATCTGGTTCGACTCGAAGAAATTGTTATACACCTCTGCATCTTTCGCAAAGGGCTGGTGGAGGTACATGTTATTTGTTTCTGTAAAGGCGTGCTGATAACCCGCCGTGATCTCCCAACTCTTGTATGCGAACTTGATTCCTGTCAGAAGGTCGTAACTGCCGAGGCTGGTCTGGTAAGGCATGGGCAGAGGTCTGTTGTTCACCAACAGGTTAGCATCGTTGGTCGGAAACTTGCCTCCAAGGGTTAACACCAGATTTTTCTTGCGCTTTTCTATCAGGTAATAACTCAGGCTGAGTGTCAGATCGCCGGGCGCCTGCAGGCTTCCCAAATTACCATTCACAAAGGAATAGGGAATTTTGAGCTGAGCGAACATTTTCTGCTTATATAAACGTACGGTTCCTTCCAGTTGAAAAGTAAGAATGGAGGTGTTTCTTTCACCCGATCCATAGTGCACACCAAATACCAGCTGGTACCGGGGAAACCGGCTCACCACACGGTAAACAATTTTCGTCGTATCGGCGGAAGGACCATTCTCATAACCCGTTCCGGTCTGAATCTTTGTCAGCACATGCATTGAGGAATCCGGCTTCCCATCGGGGCCAATGCCAACATAGGCGTCTTCGAGTTCCAGTTTATTCAATGTGGTTTTATCGCTGGGGATCTCCTGATAATCAAATCCAAGGATACTCAGGCTGCCAACGGAGCATACGCCCCCATCGCTGCAACCTTGAGCGTTCGCACGCAAGGCCAGACAATAAAGACATATTCCAATAAGTAAACCAATGGCAGGGGTCCGCACCTCGTAAATCTAAGAAAAAGTTAGATAATCTGTGCGTGGAGCACCCTAAAAACGCCTTTTAATTTCCCATAAAACTCGGCACCCCCAACTTGTCGGCTGCCTCTCCGAACAGCCAGGCCAGGCGCACCTCATGGGTTCCGTTGGTATATCCCGACAAACCGGAGAGGGGGAGGTCGAACGAATATCCCAATCTCAGTTTTTTCATGATATTCATTTGCGTAATGAAAATCAGACCATCGCCGGTCCTGTAACTCACCCCAAGGTCGGCCAGATCTCTGTATGACCCGGCTATATGCACCTCACACTGAGCAGGTGCGCCATCTACATAACGGAAGACAAGCGCAGGTTTTACAAAAAATTTCTCCCCTGCTTTAATCTTTCCTGTGCTGTGGAGATAATAGTGTCGCTGGTATTGGGGAATATTGCTCAATGCAATGGATATGGGTGTTCCGCTTTTGTGCGAGAGCAGGTTTGGAACCGAAAACCCTGCCGTAAAATTGTCCAAATAAAAGTAAACCCCGGTGCCGGCGTTCGGAATGATTTTTCCCCGTACATCAGCACCGAAGTTGGCATCACCGGCATCCCAGACGGTCAATTCGGTCAGGCGACTGCTGTAATGACTGATCCCGCCGCGTAATCCCATACTGAGATACCCTTTCCCAATGAGCAGATGATAGGAGTAGAATGCATCCACATCGGTACGCCTGGATACCCCAATCACATCATTGATCACCGATCCGCCTAACCCAATTTTCTTTCCCTTCCAGGGTCCTTCTACGCTGAGGAATTGGGTCGAAGGGGTCCCGTCGAAATTAAGCCATTGCTTACGGTAAGTAGCGGATGCGGTCCAATAGGGCTGACTTCCCGCTGCCGCGGGATTCAGTAAAGCACCATTATACATGAATTGACTAAGTAGTCCTTCTTGCTGTCCGTACAAACACCCGTATACCGAGGCCAGTACGATTATTAACAATCTTCTCATTCCTTGTTTTTTTGCACAGTTCATCTCAAATCATTTTACATACCTGACCTCCACGTACCCCTTCCGCACTATATCCGCGTCGGGAATGGTGAGGATAACGAAGTAAGTTCCTTCAGGTACGTTTTCACCATTCATGTTCTCTCCCATCCAATTATTCTTATAGTTGTCGGTCTTGTAGATCAGGTTTCCCCAGCGATTAAATATCTCCAGGTGATTCACAGGATATTTTCCAAGTCCATGGATCACGAACGCATCATTAAGGTTATCCCCGTTCGGTGAAATGCCTTCTGGCATCTCAAGGGGAGGAAAGTCACTGATTTCCACTGTTAGTTGAATACTGTCCAAGCAACCCCATTGATTCGCAACAACCAGCCAAACAAGATAGGTGCCGGGAGCCCCATATGTATGGGACGGATTCATCATAGTCTCTGTATAATTGTCTCCAAAATTCCAGAGATATAATTCGGCTCCTGAGGATGTGTTGGTGAACTGGATTGTAGGATTGTTCATGTTCGTTGGCTGCGGTGAAGCAGTAAAGGACGCTACCGGCAATGGATAAATCGTAATGAGGTTCACAAGTGTGTCAGAGTTTGTACATCCGTTCGCGTCGGTAACCTGGTGAATGACGGTGTATGAACCGGCCTGATTGTAACACATCACCGGGTTCTGCATACTGGAAGTTGTGGATCCGAAATCCCAGAAATAAGTCACGCCGACGGTGGTGGAGGTAAAACTTACGCAGTGAGGCTCACAGCCATCCGGGTCGCTGACCGAAAAAGTGACTAATGGTAGTGGATTAACGCTTATGATCACACTATCAGAGCGTGTACAACCGTTGGCATCCGTAACCATAACCACATATTGGGTTGTAACTGTAGGATTAACGCTGATACTCATTCCAGGCCCACCTGGACTCCACTGATAGCTGTAGGTACCAACTCCACCTGTTGCTGAAGCGGTGAGCAAGATGCTGTTGCCGGTACAAATAGCCGAGTCGTTACCGGCTCCCGCCAAAAGCACATCGGGCAGATTAATAGCGTAATTGACCGAGATGCATCCCAGTGAGTCGCGTACAACAATTGTATGGGTTGTTCCCACAGTTAAACTATCCGAGTAGTCTCCAAAGGAATTATAGGTATTCCCACCATCGAAGGAAACCTGATAACTTCCACCTGCTCCCCCGGCTGGAATAACAGTCACCGGCGTAAAACTGGTGTTTAATGGATAACAAAGCGCATAATTCACGGAGGCGGTCACCTCGGGGTTAATATAGGCTGATAAACTCAGCGGAGTAATGCAGCCCAAAGGATCCATCGCAAACAAATAATATGTGCTGTCTACGGGTAGTGGGATGGTATCCACACCGGCCATCAGGTAGGTGCTTCCACTATCAGTTGATATAGTATAAGGACTTCCGTTTCCTCCGGACACCCAAACAATGAGGTTGGCGATACCAGATCCTGGAACAGGACATTCAACAAAGAAGCTGTCTACGGTTACTCGCAGAGGCTCATCTATAAGCACACTTAACTGCTGAAGGTTGTTGCAGCCGTTAGCGTCCGTTACAGTAAGAATGTATTGCCCGGCACTGATCCCGGTCAGGTTCTGTGTTGTTGCCCCGTTGTTCCAAAGAAAAGTATAGGGCGCAAGTCCTCCGCTTATGGTAGTGGTGATGGTTCCGTTGGTCCCGCCATTACAGGTGACGTCGGTTTTAACGGCGAGCACTTCAAGTGTATCTGGCCGGTCAATGTTTACAGAGGCCGAACCCGTACATCCGTTATTATCTGTCACAATCACAGAGTAAGTTCCATCACCAAGATTATATTGGTCTTCCACAAAGATGTTGTTCGACCAGGCATAGGCAAACGGAAACGTTCCACCGGATACGGTGAGTTCAATGCTTCCGTTGTTCAGATCGGAGCAACTGATATCGGTTGGGGTTAGTGCCAAGCTGAGAGGAGAAGGCTGTGTAATGGTCACATTTTGCATTTGCGTACAATTGATGGCGTCAGTGACAACCACTGTATAGGTTCCGGCGGAAAGTCCGGTTATTGTAAGCGTTGTGGC
The genomic region above belongs to Bacteroidia bacterium and contains:
- a CDS encoding CotH kinase family protein, with the translated sequence MKTISLFFGLLITGILFSQPYNNDGDTLFASSFIHEIRFNFYHPAYYDSLMLSHTTDTYYVCDMVFDGVTFPTVGVKFKGNSSFNILSQKKSMKVDLDYIIPSQDLDDLNKFNLNNLYHDPTCLREKLMADFLNRNQLPGPRVTYAKVYYNNVYWGLYTLVEEVNKDFLDGWFNDKRGNLFKGDPSGDLKWINSSPSSYYNKYELHTNETQNDWSDLVEYLDKINNYSLSGIRDTLDRYMDVPGFLKYEALCDIFVSLDSYIGSRHNYFVYHDSITDRFRWVFWDINSCFGVFNQSMSVAQMEGLSMTYLGTPPQDRPLAWRLMQDPLTLQELSYWFCVFLQEDQFSNTALDPRIDSLSDRIRNDVYSDPNYTYTNQQFEDNRTIVVAADNKNYPGLKPFIGARRDTLTSQLAAYGCYLGTSSEGNPALLKLYPNPAHDGVTIIYPDGLNEEMIPQLFDLTGQCVREFAKVQAGEQKIQIPVSGIRPGVYLLRMGGARGTVPLRLVIF
- a CDS encoding tetratricopeptide repeat protein, with translation MKPYLLPLVPLLALFPSFHAKADTLLDSLRRELRNAHHDTSRVRLYVSMAYRYGWNSSDSSIFYANRALDLSKKLSYSHGLYHGHHLLANACFITGEFAKGMTEEKKALAVARLVKNDEWEYRSINSLGLLYLQADKFKDAIPLFYELIGRAEKNSDGRSLGSAYNNLANCYLKLGNYDESLKWRKKAITIRLKRNVPNELADSYNDLGETYLQLDLPDSAVFYFKKCLEIKENIGDEEMCALSTLNLGATYLKLGDYRKAKDYLARSMHWTNRINSNLYRIEILKYQAEIAGKENDHAQEAGILKQLLLFKDSVYNEENRRQMNQLHAEFESERKELQIKALETEKYAEESRGRIILTVSVAGLVLLSVFLLIVFNRFRVTRRQKSEIENQKILVEEKQKEILDSIHYAKRIQNSLMPTEKYIHSKIPSKK
- a CDS encoding type IX secretion system membrane protein PorP/SprF codes for the protein MRRLLIIVLASVYGCLYGQQEGLLSQFMYNGALLNPAAAGSQPYWTASATYRKQWLNFDGTPSTQFLSVEGPWKGKKIGLGGSVINDVIGVSRRTDVDAFYSYHLLIGKGYLSMGLRGGISHYSSRLTELTVWDAGDANFGADVRGKIIPNAGTGVYFYLDNFTAGFSVPNLLSHKSGTPISIALSNIPQYQRHYYLHSTGKIKAGEKFFVKPALVFRYVDGAPAQCEVHIAGSYRDLADLGVSYRTGDGLIFITQMNIMKKLRLGYSFDLPLSGLSGYTNGTHEVRLAWLFGEAADKLGVPSFMGN
- a CDS encoding tetratricopeptide repeat protein produces the protein MKIGLLLLMLTSYCSLTSGPADSLLRIIRAGKKDTGTVIACTQYARHLAIKGKFDSALYYGTLAANLSRSLKYMRGLAGALNNRGVVYWYKGEYPKALNELKASLIIRKKLRDLKNCGAVYNNIAMVMQDMGNYPDALENHLIGLRYREKCADTAGMAFSHNNISLIYQAQKEYSNAIAELEKAENLFRKTNDLNGLANVYNNLGVIYKMLEKYEDALRMYKLSLKLVEETGNRKEQGNTMNNIGTLYMGWAGKDSIQKKMHYTLAEMHLKSSLRIREGTGDQNGIASSHYNIGNLLIKMGKYADARSHIEKGLEIGLNISSKMVIRESYSGLAFLDSLQGNYRSALRNYMLFIAFRDSMNNEENTRKQVQQEMRYDFEKEQQADSIRQAAEVAKREMSHQQELKQQRWYIYGGITGFLLMLSVAAISFRAYRQKQRDNRIIAKQKELVEEKQKEILDSIHYARRIQRSLLPSEKYIQSRMKK